A window of Kocuria sp. TGY1127_2 genomic DNA:
GACGGGTCGTCCGGAGGCCAGGTGCCTATTGAAGATATTGTCTTGGAAAAGCAACCCGGAGACGACCAGCAGGATTCTTTCGACGACGGTTACTCGCTGGCCGACGATGTCTCCCCAGTCGAGATCCGCAGGAAGACGTTCCCCACCGAAAAAATCACCGTGGATCAAGCGGTGGATCGCATGGAGCTCGTGGGGCACGATTTCTACCTGTTCGTGGATTCGGAATTGGACAGGCCGGCGGCCGTCTATCGCCGCAAAGGTTGGACGTACGGGGTAATCGTTCTCGGGGACGACGCTCCGCCGGAAGGGCTCAACGAAACCAGGATGTACAAACCCGTTACTGAAGGTTGACGTGTCGCGTTGAAGACGATTGTCTCGCCCGGGCCAATACGGCCCGGGCGAGACGCGCTCAACCCACAATTTTTGTCGCTACTAAGGCAAAACCCAGGCGCCTTGTTTAGACTTACGTAGACTGGGCTGTTGGGGTAGCACCTATGGCGGCCCCGCATGGCCTTAAACCGTGGTCACTGCACTTGGAATCTCGTCAGCTACTAGGAGTAAGTACTCGTGGCATCCTTCTTGGAAAAGGTTCTCCGCACCGGAGACAAAAGACTGCTCAAAAAATTGAGGGTCTATGCCGATGCCATCAACTCGTTGGAAGATGATTTCAAGGAGTACACGGACGCTGAATTGCGTGCCGAGACTGACTCCTTCAAGAAACGCATCGAGGAGGGTGAATCGCTCGACCTCCTCCTGCCCGAGGCATTTGCTGTCGTTCGCGAGGCTGCGGGACGGACCTTGGGACAAAGGCATTACGACGTTCAGCTGATGGGCGGCGCCGCCCTTCACCTGGGAAACATCGCAGAGATGAAGACCGGTGAGGGCAAAACTCTGGTCGCAACGGCCCCCGCATATCTCAATGCGCTGACGGGCAAGGGCGTCCACGTCGTCACGGTGAATGACTATCTGGCCGAGTATCAGGCCAATCTGATGGGGCGTGTCTACCGGTTCCTCGGCCTTGAGACCGGCGTGATCGTCTCCCAGCAGACCCCTGAGGTGCGCCGGAAACAGTACGAAGCCGACATCACCTACGGTACGAACAACGAGTTCGGTTTCGATTATCTCCGGGACAATATGGCTTGGACCGTGGACGACCGGGTGCAGCGCGGACACAACTTCGCCATCGTGGATGAGGTCGACTCGATTCTCATCGATGAGGCTCGGACGCCGCTCATCATTTCCGGCCCGTCGTCGGGGGAAGCGAACCGCTGGTACAACGAATTCGCCCGAGTTGCCAAGACGCTGGTTCGCGACGAAGACTACGAGGTTGACGAGAAGAAGAAAACCGTCGGCGTGCTCGAGAGCGGTATCGAGAAGGTCGAAGATCATTTGGGCATCGACAATCTCTACGAATCCGCAAATACGCCGCTGATCGGATTCCTCAACAATGCGATCAAGGCCAAAGAGCTGTTCACGAACAACAAGGATTACGTTGTCATGAAGGGCGAAGTCCTGATCGTGGACGAGCACACGGGGCGCATCCTTCCGGGACGCCGGTACAACGAGGGCGTTCACCAGTCGATCGAAGCCAAGGAACAGGTCGAGGTCAAGGCCGAAAACCAGACTCTGGCGACTGTCACACTGCAGAACTACTTCCGCCTTTATGACAAGCTCTCCGGCATGACCGGTACCGCTGAGACGGAGGCCGCGGAATTCGTCAATACCTATGAGCTGGGCATCGCCGTTATCGATCCCAATAAGCCGCTGATTCGTAAGGACCAGCCGGACTTGGTGTACAAGAACGAGGTCGCCAAGTTCGCGGCCGTCGTCAAGGACATCGCCAAGCGTCACGAGAAGGGCCAGCCGGTTCTGGTGGGTACCACGAGCGTGGAGAAGTCCGAGTACTTGTCCAAGCTTCTCATCAAGGAAGGCGTTCCGCACGAGGTGCTGAACGCCAAGAACCACGCCCGTGAGGCAGCGATCGTCGCCCAGGCCGGCCGAAAGGGCGCCGTCACGGTTGCGACCAACATGGCCGGTCGCGGTACAGACATCATGCTCGGTGGCAACGCCGAATTCGACGCGGTGGACCGTATGACCGAGCTGGGTTACGACTCTCAGGAGCGTCCCGAAGAATACGAAGCCAAGTGGCCCGAGGTCCTGGCCGAGTGCGAGCAGGCGACCAAGAAGGAGCATGAGGAAGTCACGGAGCTCGGTGGTTTGTACGTGCTGGGCACCGAGCGGCATGAGTCTCGCCGCATCGACAATCAGTTGCGCGGCCGTTCCGGTCGCCAGGGCGACCCGGGTGAGTCCCGTTTCTACCTCTCACTCGCCGATGACCTCATGCGTCTATTCAACGGGGCGGCCGCCGGCCGGCTCATGGCCGGGGCACCGGACGACACGGCTCTCGAGCATCGCATCGTCACCCGAGTGATTGCATCTGCGCAGAATCAGGTCGAGGCCAGGAACGCCGAACAACGTAAGAACATTCTCAAGTACGACGACGTCCTCAACCGTCAGCGCGAGGCCATTTATTCGGACCGTGCGAAGATCCTTGAGGGCGACGATATAGGCGAGCAAGTCCAGAAGTTCATCGACGAGGTCCTGACCTCGGCTATTGAGGACAAGACCAGGCAGGGGCACGCGGAAGACTGGGACCTCGAACGCCTCTGGGAGTCGCTGCAGACTATATATCCTGTCAGCATCTCGATCGAAGACCTCGAGGAGTCGGTGGGCGGTCGCTCGAAGATCACCCAGGAAAAGCTCATCGAAGAGATCCTGTCCGATGCGAAAGTCATCTACGAGACTCGTGAGGAAGAGGTCGGATCCGATGCGATGCGCAACATCGAGCGTCGGGTCGTTCTTTCCGTGATTGGGCGGCATTGGCCCGAACATCTCTACGAGATGGATTACCTCAAGGAAGGCATCGGCCTGCGAGCCATGGCCCAGCGCGATCCCCTCGTCGAATATCAGCGTGAAGGCTACGCGATGTTCCAGACGATGATGGACGCGATTCGCGAAGAGACGGTTGCATATTTGTTCAACCTCGACCTCACGAAGCAGCGTACGCAGATGTCTTCGCAAGCGCTGACCATTCCTCAGCAGCCGAAGTTCCTCCGATTCTCGGCTCCGAGTGAGGACGGCGGCGAGGAATCCCATATCGAGGCAAACCCCGAGGACGAAGCGCCAGCGGATGGGGCGCCTGCTTCG
This region includes:
- the hpf gene encoding ribosome hibernation-promoting factor, HPF/YfiA family encodes the protein MELNVYGRNVKVPDRFREYAEEKVEKFEKLNDHMDVVDVKVSKVGNGPQAITVEITVHGKGPVLRAEAQGSDKFAVFEDAYAKLLERLRRARDRRKIHRGNHRPQSVSEATGSIPVIDGSSGGQVPIEDIVLEKQPGDDQQDSFDDGYSLADDVSPVEIRRKTFPTEKITVDQAVDRMELVGHDFYLFVDSELDRPAAVYRRKGWTYGVIVLGDDAPPEGLNETRMYKPVTEG
- the secA gene encoding preprotein translocase subunit SecA; translation: MASFLEKVLRTGDKRLLKKLRVYADAINSLEDDFKEYTDAELRAETDSFKKRIEEGESLDLLLPEAFAVVREAAGRTLGQRHYDVQLMGGAALHLGNIAEMKTGEGKTLVATAPAYLNALTGKGVHVVTVNDYLAEYQANLMGRVYRFLGLETGVIVSQQTPEVRRKQYEADITYGTNNEFGFDYLRDNMAWTVDDRVQRGHNFAIVDEVDSILIDEARTPLIISGPSSGEANRWYNEFARVAKTLVRDEDYEVDEKKKTVGVLESGIEKVEDHLGIDNLYESANTPLIGFLNNAIKAKELFTNNKDYVVMKGEVLIVDEHTGRILPGRRYNEGVHQSIEAKEQVEVKAENQTLATVTLQNYFRLYDKLSGMTGTAETEAAEFVNTYELGIAVIDPNKPLIRKDQPDLVYKNEVAKFAAVVKDIAKRHEKGQPVLVGTTSVEKSEYLSKLLIKEGVPHEVLNAKNHAREAAIVAQAGRKGAVTVATNMAGRGTDIMLGGNAEFDAVDRMTELGYDSQERPEEYEAKWPEVLAECEQATKKEHEEVTELGGLYVLGTERHESRRIDNQLRGRSGRQGDPGESRFYLSLADDLMRLFNGAAAGRLMAGAPDDTALEHRIVTRVIASAQNQVEARNAEQRKNILKYDDVLNRQREAIYSDRAKILEGDDIGEQVQKFIDEVLTSAIEDKTRQGHAEDWDLERLWESLQTIYPVSISIEDLEESVGGRSKITQEKLIEEILSDAKVIYETREEEVGSDAMRNIERRVVLSVIGRHWPEHLYEMDYLKEGIGLRAMAQRDPLVEYQREGYAMFQTMMDAIREETVAYLFNLDLTKQRTQMSSQALTIPQQPKFLRFSAPSEDGGEESHIEANPEDEAPADGAPASSGGESSTATTAASSGDTVSGASEQKPARGRGSTKKSRKKRK